From Longimicrobiaceae bacterium, a single genomic window includes:
- a CDS encoding thiazole synthase: protein MATVAPETRAWDTPLVIAGREMRSRLMVGTGKYRTNAEMVEAIEASGAEVVTVAVRRVDLDRTKDEGVLYHLDPQRFLLLPNTAGCYTAEDAVRYSRLARAAGFTDWVKLEVIGDQETLLPDAEATLRAAKELVADGFTVLAYTNDDLITALRLEDAGCAAVMPLASPIGSGLGLVNPYNVRTIKSRLSVPVIVDAGVGTASDAAVTMEQGVDGILMNTALAEAEEPVLMARAMRLATEAGRLAYVAGRMPRRERAVPSSPRKGMLD from the coding sequence ATGGCAACAGTGGCACCGGAGACGCGGGCCTGGGACACGCCCCTGGTGATCGCCGGGCGGGAGATGCGCTCCCGCCTGATGGTGGGCACCGGGAAGTACCGCACCAACGCGGAGATGGTGGAGGCCATCGAGGCGTCGGGGGCGGAGGTGGTCACCGTCGCCGTGCGGCGCGTGGACCTGGACCGCACCAAGGACGAGGGGGTCCTGTACCACCTGGATCCGCAGCGCTTCCTCCTTCTCCCGAACACCGCGGGGTGCTACACCGCGGAGGACGCGGTCCGGTACTCGCGCCTGGCGCGCGCGGCCGGGTTCACCGACTGGGTCAAGCTGGAGGTCATCGGCGACCAGGAGACGCTCCTCCCCGACGCGGAAGCGACGCTCCGTGCGGCGAAGGAGCTGGTGGCGGACGGGTTCACCGTGCTCGCCTACACCAACGACGACCTGATCACCGCCCTCCGGCTGGAGGACGCGGGGTGCGCGGCGGTCATGCCGCTCGCCTCGCCCATCGGGAGCGGGCTGGGGCTGGTGAACCCCTACAACGTCCGCACCATCAAGTCGCGCCTCTCCGTCCCCGTCATCGTGGACGCCGGGGTGGGGACCGCGTCCGACGCGGCGGTCACCATGGAGCAGGGGGTGGACGGGATCCTGATGAACACCGCGCTCGCGGAGGCCGAGGAGCCGGTGCTCATGGCGCGGGCGATGCGCCTGGCGACCGAGGCGGGGCGGCTGGCGTACGTCGCCGGCCGGATGCCGCGGCGGGAGCGCGCCGTGCCGTCCAGCCCCCGGAAAGGGATGCTGGACTGA
- the thiS gene encoding sulfur carrier protein ThiS, whose amino-acid sequence MQTTETGQVSVRLNGEAREVSAGLSVEQLLLYLDLHPRLVVVEHNGEILRRDGYEEAPVREGDNLELVHFVGGG is encoded by the coding sequence ATGCAGACGACTGAGACGGGGCAGGTTTCCGTTCGGCTGAACGGCGAGGCGCGCGAGGTTTCGGCGGGGCTCTCCGTCGAGCAGCTCCTGCTGTACCTGGATCTGCATCCGCGTCTTGTCGTCGTCGAGCACAACGGCGAGATCCTGCGGCGCGACGGGTACGAGGAGGCGCCGGTTCGCGAGGGTGACAACCTGGAGTTGGTGCACTTCGTCGGCGGAGGCTGA
- a CDS encoding thiamine phosphate synthase, producing MAEAPPRLHAVTDDGVLARPDFATRAREVLERGGADVALHLRGPNAGGRLLHDLAAELVPAARASGALLLVNDRVDVALAVGADGVQLGRRSLLPGDARRLLGDRPLLGVSVGPDAGRRGGAVAGADFVLAGSVYATATHPGRTGMGPGRLAELAVLGLPLVAIGGVTPERVGELRAAGAHGAAAIRAVWDADDPAEAVSRFLEAFDHADD from the coding sequence TTGGCTGAAGCGCCCCCCCGCCTCCACGCCGTCACGGACGACGGGGTCCTGGCTCGGCCGGACTTCGCCACCCGCGCACGGGAAGTGCTGGAGCGCGGTGGGGCCGATGTGGCGCTCCACCTCCGGGGCCCCAACGCGGGTGGGCGCCTGCTCCACGACCTCGCCGCCGAGCTCGTACCGGCCGCACGGGCGTCCGGGGCGCTCCTCCTGGTGAACGATCGGGTGGACGTGGCGCTCGCGGTTGGTGCGGATGGGGTCCAGCTCGGACGCCGGTCGCTCCTTCCCGGCGATGCGCGCCGCCTCCTCGGGGACCGGCCGCTCCTCGGGGTGTCGGTGGGCCCGGATGCCGGGAGGCGAGGCGGTGCCGTGGCCGGGGCTGACTTCGTCCTCGCCGGGAGCGTGTACGCCACGGCCACGCACCCGGGACGGACGGGGATGGGGCCGGGGCGCCTGGCCGAGCTGGCGGTGCTCGGGCTCCCGCTGGTGGCGATCGGCGGAGTCACCCCCGAGCGCGTCGGCGAGCTGCGCGCCGCGGGTGCGCACGGCGCCGCGGCGATCCGCGCCGTGTGGGACGCGGACGATCCCGCGGAGGCGGTTTCGCGTTTCCTGGAGGCATTCGATCATGCAGACGACTGA
- the fmt gene encoding methionyl-tRNA formyltransferase: protein MRVLFWGTPGFALPAFRALGEEGHEVVGVVTQPDRPAGRGRGIAMSPVKEAALEEGIPVLQPERARGPEFMEEIRALRPDVSVVVAYGQILRPEVLELPPRGSINIHASLLPELRGAAPIQWAVIRGFETTGVTIMRMEAGLDSGPMLFRLEEPIRADESASELALRLSEIGAEALIETLALLQAATLVEVPQQHELATYAPKLDRDTARLDWSRSATEAARWIRGLDDVPGAWTPQGDRGPLKLYRPRVERASGEPGTVLDADPQGGILVACGEDAVRIAEVQPAGKRRMTAGEWVRGRGIAAGDRLG from the coding sequence ATGAGGGTGCTCTTCTGGGGGACGCCGGGGTTCGCCCTCCCCGCCTTCCGGGCGCTGGGGGAGGAGGGGCACGAGGTGGTGGGGGTGGTCACGCAGCCGGACCGGCCGGCGGGGCGGGGGCGGGGGATCGCCATGTCGCCGGTGAAGGAGGCCGCGCTGGAGGAGGGGATCCCCGTCCTGCAGCCGGAGCGCGCCCGCGGCCCGGAGTTCATGGAGGAGATCCGCGCCCTTCGGCCGGACGTCTCGGTGGTGGTGGCGTACGGGCAGATCCTCCGCCCGGAGGTGCTGGAGCTCCCGCCCCGCGGGTCCATCAACATCCACGCCTCGCTGCTCCCGGAGCTGCGCGGCGCCGCGCCGATCCAGTGGGCGGTGATCCGCGGCTTCGAGACCACCGGGGTCACGATCATGCGGATGGAGGCGGGGCTGGATTCCGGCCCGATGCTCTTCCGCCTGGAGGAGCCCATCCGCGCCGACGAGTCCGCCTCGGAGCTGGCGCTCCGGCTCTCGGAGATCGGGGCGGAGGCGCTGATCGAGACGCTCGCCCTCCTCCAGGCCGCCACGCTGGTGGAGGTGCCGCAGCAGCACGAGCTGGCGACGTATGCGCCCAAGCTGGACCGCGACACGGCGCGCCTGGACTGGAGCCGCTCTGCCACCGAGGCGGCGCGCTGGATCCGCGGCCTGGACGACGTCCCCGGTGCCTGGACCCCACAGGGCGACCGCGGCCCGCTCAAGCTCTACCGCCCGCGGGTCGAGCGCGCCTCCGGAGAGCCCGGAACGGTGCTGGACGCCGACCCGCAGGGGGGGATCCTGGTGGCCTGCGGCGAGGATGCCGTGCGCATCGCCGAGGTGCAGCCCGCCGGGAAGCGCCGGATGACGGCGGGCGAGTGGGTGCGGGGCCGGGGGATCGCGGCCGGCGACCGGCTTGGCTGA
- the def gene encoding peptide deformylase — protein MSLLKIELLGSEVLRTPAVEVEEIDEELLRLIDDMFETMYQAEGVGLAAPQVGVSRRVLVVDVHDEEVKPFALINPRVVEASPETEKGEEGCLSIPGLSALVERPAHVAVEGLDREGNRVRVEGGGLLGRCLQHEIDHLEGVLFIDRVSPLKRKMLIQKWKKRG, from the coding sequence ATGTCGCTGCTCAAGATCGAGCTGCTGGGCTCCGAGGTTCTGCGCACCCCCGCCGTGGAGGTGGAGGAGATCGACGAGGAGCTGCTCCGCCTCATCGACGACATGTTCGAGACGATGTACCAGGCGGAGGGGGTGGGTCTCGCCGCGCCGCAGGTGGGGGTCTCCCGCAGGGTCCTGGTGGTGGACGTCCACGACGAGGAGGTGAAGCCCTTCGCGCTGATCAACCCGCGCGTGGTGGAGGCCAGCCCCGAGACGGAGAAGGGGGAGGAGGGGTGCCTCAGCATCCCCGGCCTCTCCGCGTTGGTGGAGCGTCCCGCGCACGTCGCGGTGGAGGGGCTGGACCGCGAGGGGAACAGGGTGCGCGTGGAGGGCGGTGGGCTGCTCGGCCGCTGCCTGCAGCACGAGATCGACCACCTGGAAGGGGTCCTCTTCATCGACCGCGTCTCGCCGCTCAAGCGGAAGATGCTCATCCAGAAGTGGAAGAAGCGGGGATGA
- the yajC gene encoding preprotein translocase subunit YajC, with product MATILLLQGGGGGSMVLIAQIALFIGIFYFLLIRPQRAEQKRHREMVAALKRGDRVATLGGLVGEIVALNEEVLTLQTGQARVVVERAKVARLMTPGTGAAPTEK from the coding sequence GTGGCCACGATTCTTCTACTGCAGGGCGGCGGCGGGGGCAGCATGGTGCTGATCGCGCAGATCGCCCTCTTCATCGGCATCTTCTACTTTCTCCTGATCCGGCCGCAGCGCGCCGAGCAGAAGCGCCACCGCGAGATGGTGGCGGCGCTCAAGCGCGGCGACCGGGTGGCGACGCTCGGCGGCCTCGTCGGCGAGATCGTCGCGCTGAACGAGGAGGTGCTCACCCTGCAGACCGGGCAGGCGCGCGTGGTGGTGGAGCGCGCCAAGGTCGCCCGCCTGATGACCCCGGGCACGGGCGCCGCTCCCACGGAGAAGTGA
- the tgt gene encoding tRNA guanosine(34) transglycosylase Tgt, protein MFEFRIDATEGAARSGTLQLPHGTVQTPVFMPVGTQASVKTLVPEEVAALGAQIILSNTYHLYLRPGHDVVREMGGVGAFQAWPGPVLTDSGGFQVFSLAHMSRIREEGVTFQSHVDGSKHLFTPERVMEIERALGADVIMAFDQCPPGQADRALATEAYERTLRWLERCRTRFAELQAEDTDGRVQTLFPIVQGGTHPDLRIASARATLEMGDWNGIAIGGLSVGEPKPTMHAMLEALEPELPARLPRYLMGVGYPDDLLEGIARGVDMFDCVAPTRNGRNGAVWIAGEGQVNMKGARFRTDPRPLDPDCGCYTCRNFTRAYLRHLHVADEKTVLRLFALHNLHFLVALADQAREAIREGRFHSWSRAWLERFHGGRAAAARG, encoded by the coding sequence CTGTTCGAGTTTCGGATCGACGCGACGGAGGGGGCGGCTCGCAGCGGCACGCTCCAGCTTCCCCACGGCACGGTGCAGACGCCGGTCTTCATGCCGGTCGGGACGCAGGCCTCGGTGAAGACGCTGGTCCCGGAGGAGGTGGCGGCGCTGGGGGCGCAGATCATCCTCTCCAACACCTACCACCTGTACCTGCGGCCCGGCCACGACGTGGTGCGGGAGATGGGCGGCGTGGGCGCGTTCCAGGCCTGGCCGGGGCCGGTGCTGACCGACTCCGGCGGGTTCCAGGTGTTCTCGCTGGCGCACATGTCCCGGATCCGGGAGGAGGGGGTCACCTTCCAGAGCCACGTGGACGGCTCGAAGCACCTCTTCACCCCCGAGCGGGTGATGGAGATCGAGCGCGCGCTGGGCGCAGACGTCATCATGGCCTTCGACCAGTGCCCCCCGGGCCAGGCCGACCGCGCGCTGGCCACCGAGGCGTACGAGCGCACCCTCCGCTGGCTGGAGCGCTGCCGCACCCGCTTCGCGGAGCTGCAGGCGGAGGACACGGATGGACGGGTACAGACGCTCTTCCCGATCGTGCAGGGAGGGACTCACCCCGACCTGCGGATCGCATCGGCGCGCGCCACGCTGGAGATGGGTGACTGGAACGGGATCGCCATCGGCGGGCTCTCCGTGGGCGAGCCGAAGCCCACCATGCACGCCATGCTGGAGGCGCTGGAGCCGGAGCTCCCCGCCAGGCTCCCCCGGTACCTGATGGGCGTGGGCTACCCGGACGACCTGCTGGAGGGGATCGCCCGTGGGGTGGACATGTTCGACTGCGTGGCGCCCACCCGGAACGGGCGCAACGGCGCCGTGTGGATCGCGGGGGAGGGGCAGGTCAACATGAAGGGGGCGCGCTTCCGGACCGACCCGCGCCCGCTGGACCCGGACTGCGGCTGCTACACCTGCCGCAACTTCACGCGCGCGTACCTGCGCCACCTGCACGTCGCGGACGAGAAGACGGTGCTGCGCCTCTTCGCGCTGCACAATCTGCACTTCCTGGTCGCCCTCGCGGACCAGGCCCGGGAGGCCATCCGGGAGGGGCGCTTCCATTCCTGGAGCCGCGCCTGGCTGGAGCGGTTCCACGGCGGCCGCGCCGCGGCCGCGCGCGGCTGA